A region of Fusarium keratoplasticum isolate Fu6.1 chromosome 6, whole genome shotgun sequence DNA encodes the following proteins:
- a CDS encoding GDP-mannose transporter, with protein MTDKKNEDYVVRMGDDYGKKEKDAFLARSPTRSGYGSNMHGSSLEQLEKSPPLSIVAYCFSSISMTVVNKYVVSGSFWNLNFFYLTVQAIVCIATITLCKQLGLIKVLAPFDPDRAKKWFPISLLLVGMIYTSTKSLQFLSVPVYTIFKNLTIIVIAYGEVLWFGGSVTPMALLSFGLMVLSSVVAAWADIQSAIAGDFGTGDSATAMSTLNAGYAWMGMNVFCSAAYVLGMRKVIKKMNFKDWDTMYYNNLLTIPVLVVCSLISEDWSAFNFARNFPEETRNKIIIGMIYSGLAAIFISYCSAWCIRVTSSTTYSMVGALNKLPIAISGLVFFSAPVTVGSVSAIFIGFVSGIVYAWARVRQSVSSRNSLPTVRPTMSASAKSARDANS; from the exons ATGACGGATAAGAAGAACGAGGACTATGTAGTGCGCATGGGCGACGACTACggaaagaaggagaaggatgccTTCCTGGCTCGGTCCCCGACCCGTTCCGGCTACGGCTCGAATATGCATGGGAGCAGTCTGGAGCAGCTCGAGAAGAGCCCGCCCTTGTCCATCGTAGCGTACTGCTTCTCTTCGATCAGTATGACCGTGGTCAACAAGTATGTCGTTTCGGGTAGCTTCTGGAACCTCAACTTTTTCTACTTGACCGTTCAG GCCATTGTGTGCATTGCTACCATTACTCTGTGCAAGCAGCTGGGTCTGATCAAGGTCCTGGCTCCCTTTGATCCTGACAGGGCAAAGAAGT GGTTCCCCATTTCGCTCCTCCTAGTTGGAATGATTTACACCAGCACCAAGTCGCTTCAATTTCTTTCGGTTCCCGTTTACACAATCTTCAAGAACTTGACCATTATCGTCATTGCCTATGGCGAGGTGCTTTGGTTCGGCGGCAGTGTGACCCCAATGGCCCTGCTCTCTTTTGGTCTCATGGTTCTGAGCTCCGTCGTGGCCGCTTGGGCTGATATCCAGagcgccatcgccggcgACTTTGGCACTGGCGACTCGGCTACTGCCATGTCCACCCTTAACGCCGGATACGCTTGGATGGGCATGAACGTCTTTTGCAGCGCTGCTTATGTGCTCGGCATGCGCAAGGTtatcaagaagatgaactTTAAGGATTGGGATA CCATGTACTACAACAACCTTCTCACGATCCCCGTTCTTGTGGTGTGCTCGTTGATCAGCGAGGATTGGTCCGCCTTTAACTTTGCTCGCAACTTCCCCGAGGAGACTCGCAACAAGATCATTATCGGCATGATTTACTCCGGTCTCGCTGCTATCTTTATCTCTTACTGCTCAGCTTGGTGCATCCGAGTTACGTCGTCGACTACATACTCCATGGTGGGCGCTCTCAACAAGCTACCCATCGCCATCAGcggcctcgtcttcttctcagcccCCGTTACAGTGGGCAGCGTGTCTGCTATCTTCATCGGTTTCGTCAGTGGCATCGTCTACGCCTGGGCTCGTGTGCGACAGTCGGTCTCATCTCGAAACTCGCTACCTACAGTGCGGCCAACCATGAGCGCCAGTGCTAAGAGCGCCCGCGATGCCAATTCTTAG
- a CDS encoding Acireductone dioxygenase (Acireductone dioxygenase (Fe(2+)-requiring)) (ARD') (Fe-ARD), with protein sequence MRAYFYDGLPGDQRLPHDSGKPVNVDDLLAIGVYYYHLPELESVDNLARDRGYKNRDEITVSPKTMGDVYESKVKMFFAEHLHEDEEIRYIRGGRGYFDVRSKDDDWVRVLLEKDDLLILPAGIYHRFTTDETNYVHAMRLFKEDPKWTALNRGPEVDNNGHRQEYVKTFLAEPAQ encoded by the exons ATGCGAGCCTACTTTTACGACGGCCTTCCT GGCGACCAGCGCCTCCCCCACGACTCGGGCAAGCCCGTCAACGTCGATgacctcctcgccatcggcGTCTACTACTACCACCTCCCAGAGCTCGAGTCGGTCGACAACCTAGCCCGCGACCGGGGCTACAAGAACCGCGACGAGATCACCGTCTCCCCCAAGACCATGGGCGACGTCTACGAGTCAAAGGTCAAGATGTTCTTTGCCGAGCACCTGcacgaggatgaggagatccGCTACATCCGTGGTGGACGCGGATACTTTGACGTTCGcagcaaggacgacgacTGGGTGCGTGTGCTGCTTGAGAAGGATGACTTGCTCATTCTTCCTGCTGGCATCTACCACCGCTTCACCACCGACGAGACCAAC TACGTCCACGCGATGCGCCTGTTCAAGGAGGATCCCAAGTGGACTGCTCTGAACCGCGGCCCCGAGGTGGACAATAACGGCCACCGACAGGAATACGTCAAGACGTTCCTGGCCGAGCCTGCCCAGTGA
- a CDS encoding Derlin, whose product MDQVMDGGRLPLEAWFWEMPTCTRWWTTATVLTSALVQCQMVTPFQLFYSFRAVFVKSQYWRLLTTFLYFGPFSLDLLFHVYFLQRYARLLEESSGRSPAHFSWLLLYAMASLIALSPLVSMPFLGHPLSSTLVYIWSRRNPDTRLSFLGLLVFTAPYLPWVLMGFSLVLHGTVPKDEIMGVVIGHVWYFFSDVYPPLHNGSRPLDPPGWWRRLFEPRARNDVDEGTDNDILVAGARDVAPRDL is encoded by the exons ATGGATCAAGTCATGGATGGAGGCCGTCTGCCTCTTGAAGCGTGGTTTTGGGAAATGCCGACGTGTACTCGGTGGTGGACCACTGCGACTGTTCTGACAAGCGCCTTGGTTCAGTGCCAGATGGTGACACCTTTCCAACTCTTCTACAGCTTCCGCGCTGTATTTGTGAAATCACAG TATTGGCGGCTCTTGACAACATTCCTATACTTCGGCCCCTTTTCGCTcgatcttctcttccacGTCTACTTCCTCCAACGCTATGCACGACTTCTTGAAGAGTCATCCGGGCGTTCGCCCGCGCACTTCTCATGGCTGCTCCTCTATGCGATGGCCAGCCTAATCGCCTTGTCGCCACTCGTCTCGATGCCCTTCCTCGGCCACCCGCTCTCATCCACGCTCGTATACATCTGGTCCCGGCGGAATCCTGATACCAGACTCAGCTTTCTCGGGCTGCTCGTCTTTACCGCCCCGTACCTCCCCTGGGTGTTGATGGGCTTCAGCCTTGTCCTTCACGGCACTGTTCCTAAGGATGAGATCATGGGTGTCGTCATTGGACACGTCTGGTACTTTTTCAGCGACGTTTATCCCCCACTGCACAACGGTTCCCGTCCTCTGGATCCCCCAGGCTGGTGGAGGCGCCTGTTTGAGCCGCGTGCCCGCAACGACGTGGACGAGGGAACTGACAACGACATCTTGGTCGCTGGAGCAAGGGATGTGGCGCCTCGTGACTTGTGA
- a CDS encoding histone H3-like centromeric protein hH3v, with product MPPKKASRPSGAGRGRPSRTSDVQAGDPVPVRAKRRYRPGTVALREIRHYQSNAKLLLRKLPFARLVREIALTVRPRGEGMRWQSQAIMALQEAAEAYMVHLFEDTNLCAIHAKRVTIMQKDIQLARRIRGIWGGLG from the exons ATGCCTCCGAAGAAGGCTTCAAGACCTTCTGGTGCGGGTCGAGGCCGCCCGTCACGGACGAGCGATGTTCAAG CTGGCGATCCCGTTCCCGTTCGCGCAAAGCGTCGCTACCGTCCTGGCACCGTCGCCCTCCGCGAAATCCGACATTACCAGAGCAATGcaaagctcctcctccgaaaACTACCTTTTGCGCGCCTA GTTCGAGAAATCGCTTTAACCGTACGACCGCGAGGCGAGGGTATGCGCTGGCAAAGccaagccatcatggccctcCAAGAAGCTGCCGAGGCCTACATGGTGCACTTGTTCGAGGACACAAACCTATGCGCCATCCACGCGAAGCGCGTGACCATTATGCAGAAGGACATCCAGTTGGCGAGACGGATACGCGGTATCTGGGGCGGTCTGGGTTAA
- a CDS encoding putative Xaa-Pro aminopeptidase P, with protein sequence MLLQSTTSLLRSAAPRRLASLSLLSNRRFFSSKAMAKIDTTSRLTSLRGFMKERNVQVYIIPSEDSHSSEYIADCDARREYISGFTGSAGCAVVTLETAALATDGRYFNQAEAQLDSNWTLLKQGLQDVPTWQEWSAEQSSGGKNVGVDPSLISGATAKNLAEKIRKSGGAELVPIEGNLVDLVWGKERPARPSEKVIVQPDELAGEPVTNKLTKLRQELEKKRSPGFLVSMLDEIAWLFNLRGNDIPFNPVFFSYAIVTPDVATLYIDDSKLDDKCRSHLSANKVEIKPYDSILDDARKLHASVSEKGKSENAAPTGNFLISNKGSWALKRALGGDSSVDEIRSPVGDAKAIKSEAELAGMRACHVRDGAALIQYFAWLEDQLVNKKATLDEVEAADKLEELRSQKSDFVGLSFPTISSTGANAAIIHYGPERGSCATIDPEAIYLCDSGAQYHDGTTDTTRTLHFGTPTEAEREAYTLVLKGHIALDQAVFPKGTTGFALDGLARQHLWKNGLDYRHGTGHGVGSFLNVHEGPIGIGTRVQFAEVALAPGNVLSNEPGYYEDGKYGIRIENIVVVKEIKTKHKFGDKPFLGFEHVTMVPYCRNLIDTKLLTSEEKEWLNAYNAKVVDKTQGYFEGDNVTLAWLKRETVQVE encoded by the exons ATGCTACTCCAGTCCACCACCTCGCTCCTCCGTTCAGCAGCACCACGGCGATTGGCCTCGTTATCACTTCTCTCTAACCGCCGCTTTTTCTCCTCCAAAGCAATGGCAAAGATCGACACTACCTCCAGGCTCACTAGCCTGCGGGGTTTCATGAAGGAGCGCAACGTTCAAGTTTATA TTATTCCCTCCGAAGACAGTCACTCTTCTGAATACATTGCAGACTGCGATGCCCGGCGCGAGTACATCTCAGGCTTCACAGGCTCGGCTGGCTGTGCCGTTGTCACACTTGAGACGGCCGCACTTGCCACTGATGGACGCTACTTTAACCAGGCCGAGGCACAGCTTGACAGCAACTGGACCCTTCTCAAGCAGGGTCTTCAAGACGTCCCTACCTGGCAAGAATGGTCCGCCGAGCAGTCCTCAGGGGGTAAGAATGTAGGAGTCGACCCATCCCTCATCTCTGGAGCCACCGCCAAGAACCTCGCCGAAAAGATCCGCAAGAGCGGCGGTGCTGAGCTGGTCCCCATCGAAGGAAACCTCGTCGATCTTGTCTGGGGCAAGGAACGACCAGCCCGGCCTTCTGAGAAGGTTATTGTTCAACCCGATGAGCTGGCTGGAGAGCCTGTCACCAACAAACTTACAAAACTCCGCCAAGAGCTGGAAAAGAAGCGTTCGCCCGGTTTCCTCGTTTCCATGCTGGATGAAATTGCCTGGTTGTTCAACCTGCGTGGAAACGACATTCCCTTCAACCCCGTCTTCTTTTCCTACGCCATCGTCACTCCTGATGTTGCCACCCTTTACATTGACGACTCGAAGCTGGATGACAAGTGTCGTTCTCATCTTTCCGCTAACAAGGTTGAGATCAAGCCCTACGATTCCATTCTGGATGATGCTCGCAAGCTTCACGCCTCAGTTAGTGAAAAGGGGAAGTCCGAGAACGCTGCCCCCACTGGAAACTTCCTCATCTCTAACAAGGGTTCATGGGCCTTGAAGCGGGCTCTTGGCGGCGACTCGTCGGTTGATGAGATTAGAAGCCCTGTCGGTGATGCCAAGGCTATCAAGAGCGAGGCTGAGCTCGCGGGCATGAGGGCCTGCCATGTGAGGGACGGCGCCGCACTGATTCAGTACTTTGCCTGGCTTGAAGATCAACTCGtgaacaagaaggccacTCTTGATGAAGTAGAAGCCGCTgacaagctcgaggagctccgcTCCCAGAAGAGCGACTTTGTCGGTCTTTCGTTCCCAACCATTTCCTCCACCGGTGCCAA TGCTGCAATTATTCACTACGGTCCTGAGCGTGGAAGCTGTGCCACGATCGACCCTGAGGCTATCTACCTTTGTGACTCGGGAGCCCAATATCACGACGGCACGACCGACACGACTCGAACACTTCATTTTGGAACGCCTACTGAAGCTGAGAGAGAGGCATACACGCTGGTTTTGAAGGGTCACATTGCTCTGGACCAAGCAGTTTTCCCTAAGGGGACTACCGGCTTTGCCCTCGATGGATTGGCTCGTCAGCACCTCTGG AAGAATGGCTTGGACTACAGACATGGCACCGGCCACGGAGTTGGGTCATTCTTGAATGTCCACGAGGGTCCCATTGGCATCGGAACTAGAGTCCAGTTCGCAGAGGTGGCCCTTGCTCCAGGCAATGTGTTGTCCAACGAACCCGGATACTACGAAGACGGAAAGTACGGTATTCGTATCGAGAATATCGTtgtcgtcaaggagatcaagaccaagcatAAGTTCGGAGACAAGCCCTTCCTGGGTTTCGAGCACGTAACCATGGTGCCGTACTGCCGGAACCTCATCGACACGAAGCTGCTCACAAGCGAAGAGAAGGAGTGGCTCAACGCCTACAATGCTAAGGTTGTGGACAAGACGCAGGGTTACTTTGAGGGCGACAACGTTACTCTTGCTTGGCTGAAGCGGGAGACGGTGCAAGTTGAGTGA
- a CDS encoding Tryptophan--tRNA ligase, with amino-acid sequence MPKVNPRVIFSGIQPTGVPHLGNYVGALRQWVQLQRSEDASTKLIYSVVDLHAITMPQPPEQLRSRKREALAALLAIGIDPERATLFYQSSVPAHSELMWILSCTASVGYLSRMTQWKSKLNLDQKSSIEDRQAGSRLKLGLFSYPVLQAADILVHRATHVPVGHDQQQHLEFARECATNFNHAYGNHLVAPQTLIPPVHRVMSLTDPTSKMSKSHKAEKSRILITDAPKDIKAKIASAKTDSIPGISYDPATRPGISNLLDILSIFDAEGRQAAQLAEAYSDLSPKQLKEMVSDAVVTGLDGIRDRYLELVGKGDEYLDSIEAVGARKARESADETMQLVRGAIGF; translated from the exons ATGCCAAAGGTGAACCCCAGGGTGATATTCTCAGGCATCCAGCCCACGGGCGTGCCGCACCTCGGCAACTACGTCGGCGCCCTCCGGCAGTGGGTGCAACTCCAGCGCAGCGAGGATGCGAGCACGAAGCTCATCTACTCGGTCGTGGACCTGCacgccatcaccatgccTCAGCCGCCGGAGCAGCTGAGGAGTAGGAAGAGGGAGGCGTTAGCGGCGTTGCTGGCTATTGGGATTGATCCGGAGAGGGCGACGCTGTTTTACCAGTCTTCG GTTCCGGCACACTCAGAGCTCATGTGGATTCTCAGCTGCACAGCCTCTGTAGGATATCTCTCTCGAATGACACAGTGGAAG AGCAAGTTGAACCTCGACCAAAAGTCATCCATCGAGGATCGACAAGCTGGCTCCCgcctcaagctcggcctCTTCTCATACCCAGTCCTTCAGGCTGCCGACATTCTAGTCCACAG AGCAACTCATGTCCCTGTTGGCCATgatcagcagcagcacctcgAGTTTGCCCGTGAATGTGCCACAAACTTCAACCACGCCTACGGGAACCATCTCGTCGCTCCCCAGACCCTCATTC CCCCCGTCCATCGCGTCATGTCTCTGACAGACCCAACATCCAAAATGTCCAAGTCCCACAAGGCCGAGAAGTCAAGGATCCTCATCACGGATGCGCCCAaggacatcaaggccaagattgctTCTGCAAAGACGGACTCTATCCCCGGAATCTCATATGATCCTGCCACCAGGCCGGGAATCTCCAACCTGTTGGATATTCTGTCCATCTTTGACGCCGAAGGGAGACAGGCGGCGCAGCTAGCTGAGGCTTACAGTGATCTCAGCCCCAAacagctcaaggagatggtATCAGATGCCGTCGTTACCGGGTTGGACGGTATTCGTGATCGTTACCTCGAGTTGGTGGGCAAGGGAGACGAGTATCTCGACAGCATCGAGGCAGTGGGCGCCCGCAAAGCACGGGAGAGCGCTGACGAGACGATGCAGCTGGTCCGAGGAGCCATTGGATTTTGA